A region of the Sandaracinaceae bacterium genome:
CGGGTCATGCCCCAAGGCGATCTGCAGGTTGAGCTTGGCCTGGCCCCACTGCGCATCGCGGATGGCCGTCTGGGCCTTGGCCCAGAAGGGGCGCGCCTTGAGGTTCACGTTGCGCTTGGCAGCCCGCTCCTTCGCGCCGCCGTCGTCGGGCGCGGCGGCCGTCTGACGCAGCTTGCCCTCGGCCAGCCCGGCGTCGTAGGCGGCACGCCCGCTGGCGTTGGACAGCACCCGGTAGGCCTCACCCCCACGCCGGTAGATCTGGTTCACGCGCGCCTTGTCCTCCGGGCTGGCCATCGTGTAGCCGTCCGGGTGGTAGCGCAGGGCAAACT
Encoded here:
- a CDS encoding J domain-containing protein → MSDPLDQLDYYTLLQVAPNATADAIRAAFHQFALRYHPDGYTMASPEDKARVNQIYRRGGEAYRVLSNASGRAAYDAGLAEGKLRQTAAAPDDGGAKERAAKRNVNLKARPFWAKAQTAIRDAQWGQAKLNLQIALGHDPDHPLLTERMAFVVAQLTR